The following coding sequences are from one Streptomyces sp. NBC_01294 window:
- a CDS encoding SCO6745 family protein yields MTLPPFAARRCWHAAINPLHATVYFSPEIAKEFAALGITDRVAVNLAHRSAAMGAVGAGAVTAAFYNYRHDLVARHVPAVWDTTTPEQALAARLRAADGTLRRLLGTGTVESPELAEAADLAMRATEACTRHARPLYAAHADLPVPEEPHLRLWHATTLLREHRGDGHLAALLLAGLDPVEALISHTATGKGMSPKWLKAQRGWTQDDLDAAADRLRERGILDADGELTEEGKAVRERLEADTDRLDAAPYEHLGADGLARLTELGGALVVKAVTAGAFPRDLMGKG; encoded by the coding sequence ATGACGCTTCCCCCGTTCGCCGCCCGTCGCTGCTGGCACGCCGCCATCAACCCGCTGCACGCCACCGTCTACTTCTCGCCGGAGATCGCCAAGGAATTCGCCGCCCTCGGGATAACCGACCGCGTCGCCGTCAACCTCGCCCACCGCTCCGCCGCGATGGGCGCCGTCGGGGCCGGTGCGGTCACCGCCGCCTTCTACAACTACCGCCACGACCTCGTCGCCCGGCACGTGCCCGCCGTCTGGGACACCACCACCCCCGAGCAGGCCCTCGCCGCCCGGCTGCGGGCCGCCGACGGCACCCTGCGCCGCCTCCTCGGCACCGGGACCGTCGAGTCGCCCGAGCTCGCCGAGGCCGCCGACCTGGCGATGCGCGCCACCGAGGCCTGCACCCGGCACGCCCGCCCCCTCTACGCCGCCCACGCCGACCTCCCCGTGCCCGAGGAGCCGCACCTGCGGCTGTGGCACGCCACCACCCTGCTGCGCGAGCACCGCGGCGACGGCCACCTCGCCGCGCTGCTCCTCGCGGGCCTCGACCCGGTGGAGGCGCTCATCAGCCACACCGCCACCGGCAAGGGCATGAGCCCGAAGTGGCTCAAGGCCCAGCGCGGCTGGACGCAGGACGACCTCGACGCCGCGGCCGACCGGCTGCGCGAGCGCGGGATCCTCGACGCGGACGGCGAGCTCACCGAGGAGGGCAAGGCCGTCCGCGAACGCCTGGAGGCCGACACCGACCGCCTCGACGCAGCCCCGTACGAGCACCTCGGCGCGGACGGCCTGGCCCGTCTCACCGAGCTCGGCGGCGCCCTCGTGGTCAAGGCCGTGACCGCCGGGGCCTTCCCGAGGGACCTCATGGGCAAGGGCTGA
- the yczR gene encoding aminotransferase-like domain-containing protein, whose translation MDRSAPRSWSPAELDGVLGGWTAGCGPLYRSLAAALRSAVRTGDLAPGDRLPAERTLAAALGVSRATVAAAYDELRGAGAVDSRRGSGTRVARLPGGALRPADGRVRGGTSAALVQRLVDGPAEVISLSVAAEGAAPEVREALTALLADGLDPLLAQTGYHPGGLPELRAALAERHTAAGLPTRPGQILVTTGATQALELVARLYVRRGSAVVVETPSWPGCLDALLAAGARPRRVPLDEDGVEPGGFRAALPAAALAHVTPTFHNPTGILMSAGRRERIAELAARAGVPLVEDLAYDTRLWDGPEPGPVAAHAPAGAEVLSVGSLAKSVWGGLRIGWLRGPGPVVERLARLKARADLGSPLLDQALAVRLLPRVDALRAGRAVVLRDRLAGLEASLSRELPGWTWQRPAGGGALWIRLPGGARAAVFAQVALRHGVELIPGSATDPSGAHDAYVRLPFTLPEPRLAELVTRLSTAWAAYGGTPSAE comes from the coding sequence GTGGACCGTTCCGCGCCGCGCAGCTGGTCGCCGGCCGAACTGGACGGCGTACTCGGCGGCTGGACGGCGGGCTGCGGCCCGCTGTACCGGAGCCTCGCCGCCGCCCTGCGCAGTGCCGTCCGTACGGGCGACCTCGCGCCCGGTGACCGGCTGCCCGCCGAGCGCACCCTCGCCGCGGCCCTGGGGGTCAGCCGGGCCACCGTGGCCGCCGCCTACGACGAACTGCGCGGCGCCGGCGCGGTGGACAGCCGGCGGGGGAGCGGGACCCGGGTCGCCAGGCTCCCGGGCGGCGCGCTGCGGCCGGCGGACGGCCGGGTCCGCGGGGGCACCTCCGCGGCCCTGGTGCAGCGCCTGGTGGACGGCCCGGCCGAGGTGATCTCCCTGTCGGTCGCGGCCGAGGGAGCGGCCCCGGAGGTACGGGAGGCACTGACCGCCCTGCTGGCCGACGGCCTGGATCCGCTGCTGGCGCAGACGGGCTACCACCCGGGCGGCCTCCCGGAGCTGCGGGCGGCGCTCGCCGAGCGCCACACCGCCGCGGGACTGCCGACGCGGCCCGGGCAGATCCTGGTCACCACCGGGGCCACCCAGGCGCTGGAGCTGGTCGCCCGGCTGTACGTGCGGCGCGGCTCGGCCGTGGTCGTGGAGACGCCGAGCTGGCCGGGCTGTCTGGACGCCCTGCTGGCCGCCGGGGCGCGGCCGCGGAGGGTCCCGCTTGACGAGGACGGGGTGGAGCCGGGCGGTTTCCGCGCGGCGCTGCCCGCGGCGGCGCTGGCCCACGTCACGCCGACCTTCCACAATCCGACCGGGATCCTGATGTCCGCCGGGCGGCGGGAGCGGATCGCGGAGCTCGCCGCGCGGGCGGGCGTCCCGCTGGTGGAGGACCTCGCCTACGACACCCGGCTGTGGGACGGCCCGGAGCCGGGCCCGGTGGCCGCCCACGCCCCGGCGGGCGCAGAGGTGCTGAGCGTGGGCTCGCTGGCGAAGTCGGTGTGGGGCGGGCTGCGGATCGGCTGGCTGCGCGGGCCGGGCCCGGTGGTCGAGCGCCTCGCCCGGCTCAAGGCCCGGGCCGACCTGGGCAGCCCGCTGCTGGACCAGGCCCTGGCGGTGCGGCTGCTGCCGCGGGTGGACGCCCTGCGGGCCGGGCGGGCGGTCGTGCTGCGCGACCGGCTGGCCGGCCTGGAAGCCTCGCTGTCGCGGGAGCTGCCCGGCTGGACCTGGCAACGCCCGGCCGGCGGCGGCGCGTTGTGGATCCGGCTGCCGGGCGGTGCGCGGGCCGCGGTATTCGCCCAGGTCGCGCTCCGGCACGGGGTCGAGCTGATTCCCGGCTCGGCGACCGACCCCTCGGGCGCCCACGACGCGTACGTCCGGCTCCCCTTCACGCTGCCCGAACCGCGGCTGGCGGAGCTGGTGACCCGCCTCTCGACGGCCTGGGCGGCGTACGGGGGCACGCCGTCCGCAGAGTGA
- a CDS encoding LysE family translocator translates to MPTTTFLAFLAAAAALILVPGPNMVLIVTRAAAQGRRAGLATAAGVESATVVHIAVAVSGVAGLLSRSPAAFLVLSYAGAAYLLFLGVRALRAGPFLPGPGEAAPVRWGRAYLDGALANLLNPKVTLFFLAFLPQFVRPDSADPQGRMLFLSGVFLALGALLDIGYACAGGAVSRLLRRRPRALARQHWAVGGVYLALGALGVVTAPPLGP, encoded by the coding sequence ATGCCCACCACCACGTTCCTCGCCTTCCTCGCCGCCGCTGCCGCGCTGATCCTCGTCCCCGGTCCCAACATGGTCCTGATCGTCACGCGGGCCGCCGCCCAGGGCCGGCGGGCGGGGCTGGCCACCGCCGCGGGGGTGGAGAGCGCCACCGTGGTGCACATCGCCGTCGCCGTGTCGGGGGTCGCCGGGCTGCTGTCCCGTTCCCCGGCCGCCTTCCTGGTCCTCAGCTACGCGGGCGCGGCCTACCTGCTGTTCCTGGGCGTACGGGCGCTGCGCGCCGGACCGTTCCTGCCCGGCCCCGGGGAGGCGGCGCCCGTGCGGTGGGGCCGCGCCTACCTCGACGGCGCCCTGGCCAACCTGCTCAATCCCAAGGTGACGCTGTTCTTCCTGGCCTTCCTCCCCCAGTTCGTGCGGCCCGATTCGGCCGATCCGCAAGGCCGGATGCTGTTCCTCAGCGGTGTGTTCCTCGCCCTCGGCGCCCTCCTCGACATCGGCTACGCGTGCGCCGGCGGGGCCGTGAGCCGCCTGCTGCGCCGCAGGCCGCGGGCCCTGGCCCGGCAGCACTGGGCCGTCGGCGGGGTCTACCTGGCGCTCGGCGCCCTCGGCGTCGTCACCGCGCCGCCCCTCGGCCCGTGA
- a CDS encoding M1 family metallopeptidase, which produces MHRKVIAPSVLAASLLLVIPASAASSGPGAPGIGDPYYPTSGNGGYDVSHYDLRLQYQPKTDLLEGTATLLATAKQDLSRFNLDFGLQVSEIRVNGVKAKFAAAGAQELEVTPAKPLARNTPLTVVVKYAGKPSELKVDGFTAWHRTPDGGVAAQEPHSAVWWFPSNDHPLDKATFDVSVNVPDGTQAISNGVLQSQSSRLGWTRYNWRSNKPQATYLATLAVGKFDITTDRTASGLPILNAYSKDLGDHAGAARASVERTGEVTEWLEGVFGPYPFNALGGYVPNVNAGFALETQTRPFYGPRQFQNGANVSVVVHELAHQWYGDSVSVEGWKDIWINEGFARYSQWLWSEKEGEGTAQELADWAYALRPAEDAFWQVKPGDPGPENQFHGAVYDRGAIALQALRNEIGDEKFFRILKGWPTERAYGNAKVGDFVRYAEKVSGKPLAQLFETWLYTPGKPEASALNPAAAKPAARSAQSAPAQSVPARAAAEPRSWKKIAETNTIHDTDGTGHGSGPGHRH; this is translated from the coding sequence GTGCACCGCAAAGTCATCGCCCCGAGCGTGCTCGCCGCCTCCCTGCTGCTGGTGATCCCGGCATCGGCGGCGAGTTCCGGTCCGGGCGCCCCGGGTATCGGCGACCCCTACTACCCGACCAGCGGCAACGGCGGATACGACGTGTCGCACTACGACCTGCGCCTGCAGTACCAGCCGAAGACCGACCTCCTCGAAGGCACCGCCACCCTCCTCGCCACCGCCAAGCAGGACCTGTCCCGCTTCAACCTCGACTTCGGCCTCCAGGTCAGCGAGATCCGGGTCAACGGCGTCAAGGCGAAGTTCGCCGCGGCCGGTGCCCAGGAGCTGGAGGTCACCCCGGCGAAGCCGCTGGCGCGCAACACCCCGCTGACCGTCGTCGTCAAGTACGCCGGGAAGCCCTCCGAGCTGAAGGTGGACGGCTTCACCGCCTGGCACCGCACGCCCGACGGCGGAGTGGCGGCGCAGGAGCCCCACTCGGCGGTCTGGTGGTTCCCGAGCAACGACCACCCGCTGGACAAGGCCACCTTCGACGTCTCCGTCAACGTTCCCGACGGAACCCAGGCGATCAGCAACGGTGTGCTCCAGTCGCAGTCCTCGCGGCTCGGCTGGACCCGGTACAACTGGCGCTCCAACAAGCCGCAGGCCACGTACCTGGCCACCCTCGCCGTCGGCAAGTTCGACATCACCACCGACCGGACGGCGAGCGGGCTGCCGATCCTCAACGCGTACAGCAAGGACCTCGGCGACCACGCGGGGGCGGCGCGCGCGAGCGTGGAGCGGACCGGGGAGGTCACCGAGTGGCTGGAGGGGGTCTTCGGGCCGTACCCCTTCAACGCGCTGGGCGGCTACGTGCCGAACGTGAACGCGGGCTTCGCCCTGGAGACCCAGACGCGGCCGTTCTACGGCCCGCGCCAGTTCCAGAACGGCGCCAACGTCTCGGTGGTCGTGCACGAGCTGGCCCACCAGTGGTACGGCGACAGCGTGTCCGTCGAGGGCTGGAAGGACATCTGGATCAACGAGGGCTTCGCCCGCTACAGCCAGTGGCTGTGGTCGGAGAAGGAGGGCGAGGGCACGGCGCAGGAGCTCGCCGACTGGGCGTACGCCCTGCGTCCGGCCGAGGACGCCTTCTGGCAGGTCAAGCCGGGTGACCCCGGTCCGGAGAACCAGTTCCACGGGGCCGTCTACGACCGGGGCGCCATCGCCCTGCAGGCGCTGCGCAACGAGATCGGCGACGAGAAGTTCTTCCGGATCCTCAAGGGCTGGCCGACGGAGCGGGCCTACGGCAACGCCAAGGTCGGTGACTTCGTCCGGTACGCGGAGAAGGTCTCCGGCAAGCCGCTGGCCCAGCTGTTCGAGACCTGGCTCTACACGCCGGGCAAGCCGGAGGCCTCGGCGCTGAACCCGGCGGCCGCGAAGCCGGCGGCCCGATCGGCGCAGTCCGCCCCGGCGCAGTCCGTACCGGCGAGGGCCGCCGCGGAGCCGAGGTCCTGGAAGAAGATCGCGGAGACCAACACGATCCACGACACCGACGGCACCGGGCACGGCTCCGGGCCCGGCCACCGGCACTGA
- a CDS encoding oxygenase MpaB family protein: MTGTDRRAAGVAPGPSAARADPEPPPPGGVLWTIAGDVRALLMLPAAFTMQVAHPAIAAGVDQYSVFRTDPWGRGERSLRSVQLWVYGGEEAAEEGRRVRRLHKDIQGTDTRGRRYHSLDPACYAWVHATGFPVYLYAGRYLLRRFTPAQERQLYREWLQVGRILGLHDRDMPQSIEEYWTYWGRMLAEEIEPTKVARELVATDVPLPRPEVGSPVARLLLRLTWPVLRAAFLRLRAFVTAGYMPPEARAAIGLEWSPAQERRLRRFSTAVRLLVPLLPERLRYLPIAYRARTEWRAGGR; the protein is encoded by the coding sequence ATGACCGGGACCGACCGTCGGGCCGCGGGTGTGGCACCGGGGCCGTCCGCCGCCCGCGCCGACCCCGAGCCGCCCCCGCCCGGCGGGGTGCTCTGGACGATCGCCGGCGATGTCAGGGCCCTGCTGATGCTGCCCGCCGCCTTCACCATGCAGGTCGCCCACCCCGCGATCGCGGCCGGCGTCGACCAGTACTCCGTCTTCCGCACCGACCCCTGGGGCCGCGGCGAGCGGTCGCTGCGCTCGGTCCAGCTGTGGGTGTACGGCGGCGAGGAGGCCGCCGAGGAGGGCCGCCGGGTCCGCCGCCTGCACAAGGACATCCAGGGCACCGACACCCGCGGCCGGCGCTACCACTCCCTCGACCCCGCCTGCTACGCCTGGGTGCACGCCACCGGCTTCCCGGTCTACCTCTACGCCGGGCGCTACCTCCTGCGCCGCTTCACCCCCGCCCAGGAGCGGCAGCTCTACCGGGAATGGCTCCAGGTGGGCCGGATCCTCGGCCTGCACGACCGGGACATGCCGCAGAGCATCGAGGAGTACTGGACGTACTGGGGCCGGATGCTGGCCGAGGAGATCGAGCCGACGAAGGTCGCCCGCGAGCTGGTCGCCACCGACGTGCCGCTGCCCCGGCCCGAGGTCGGCTCGCCCGTCGCACGCCTGCTGCTGCGGCTCACCTGGCCCGTGCTGCGGGCGGCGTTCCTGCGGCTGCGGGCCTTCGTCACCGCCGGCTACATGCCGCCCGAGGCGCGCGCCGCGATCGGGCTGGAGTGGAGCCCGGCCCAGGAGCGCCGGCTGCGGCGGTTCAGCACGGCCGTCCGGCTCCTCGTACCGCTGCTGCCGGAGCGGCTGCGGTACCTGCCGATCGCCTACCGGGCGCGGACCGAGTGGCGTGCGGGCGGCCGCTGA
- the sph gene encoding sphingomyelin phosphodiesterase has protein sequence MLHTSHRRHRAAATVAAIAAGTLAATTAPAATAAEGAAAPRLSVLSYNVFLMSKNLYPNWGQDHRAAEIPKASFYRGHDVVVLQEAFDNGSSDALKANSAAQYPYQTPVVGRSKSGWDATGGAYSSTTPEDGGVTILSKWPIVRKEQVVFKDACGADWWSNKGFAYVVLNVNGAKVHVVGTHAQSTDPGCGAGEAAEMRARQFRSVDAFLDGKNIPANEQVIVAGDLNVDSRTPEYATLLANADLADSDTRTGHPYSFDTALNSIAQYRYPTDPREDLDYVLYRKGNARPAGWENNVVKEQSAPWTVSSWGTSYTYDNLSDHYPLIGR, from the coding sequence ATGCTGCACACCTCCCACCGCCGTCACCGGGCCGCCGCGACCGTCGCGGCGATCGCCGCCGGCACCCTGGCCGCCACCACCGCGCCCGCCGCCACGGCCGCGGAGGGCGCCGCCGCCCCGCGGCTCAGCGTCCTGTCGTACAACGTGTTCCTGATGAGCAAGAACCTCTACCCGAACTGGGGCCAGGACCACCGGGCCGCGGAGATCCCCAAGGCCTCCTTCTACCGCGGCCACGACGTGGTCGTGCTCCAGGAGGCCTTCGACAACGGCTCCTCGGACGCGCTGAAGGCCAACTCCGCCGCGCAGTACCCGTACCAGACCCCGGTCGTCGGGCGCAGCAAGAGCGGCTGGGACGCCACGGGCGGCGCGTACTCCTCCACCACCCCGGAGGACGGCGGCGTCACGATCCTCAGCAAGTGGCCCATCGTGCGCAAGGAGCAGGTCGTCTTCAAGGACGCCTGCGGCGCCGACTGGTGGTCCAACAAGGGCTTCGCCTACGTGGTGCTGAACGTGAACGGCGCCAAGGTGCACGTGGTCGGCACGCACGCGCAGTCCACCGACCCGGGCTGCGGCGCGGGCGAGGCGGCCGAGATGCGGGCCCGTCAGTTCCGGTCCGTCGACGCCTTCCTGGACGGGAAGAACATCCCGGCGAACGAGCAGGTCATCGTGGCGGGCGACCTCAACGTCGACTCGCGCACGCCCGAGTACGCCACCCTGCTCGCCAACGCCGACCTGGCCGACTCCGACACGCGCACGGGTCACCCGTACTCCTTCGACACCGCGCTGAACTCGATAGCGCAGTACCGCTACCCGACCGACCCGCGCGAGGACCTCGACTACGTCCTCTACCGCAAGGGCAACGCCCGCCCGGCGGGCTGGGAGAACAACGTGGTCAAGGAGCAGTCGGCGCCCTGGACGGTCTCCAGCTGGGGCACCTCCTACACCTACGACAACCTCTCCGACCACTACCCGCTGATCGGACGCTAG